A single genomic interval of Bradysia coprophila strain Holo2 chromosome X unlocalized genomic scaffold, BU_Bcop_v1 contig_79, whole genome shotgun sequence harbors:
- the LOC119070407 gene encoding indoleamine 2,3-dioxygenase 1-like, giving the protein MLALRNFKNGATIRALMERSLSQLKTGSSSVRELSVLVDVADNDTTQQMFTVGGKNGFLPRQEPLAELPKQYSALESLLQRMPMQLNDGTPGLLASGQFGDAVREELPVYDVDSLTDQRLLSALFRDYTFAASAYLLEPCDILYRSQADYGLGRRVLPKNIAVPLVKVSNKINSKPFMEYALSYALYNYKKVSPTQGLNYDNLALVRAFAGSESEKGFVLNHVTMVSYSPHLVRFAVGTLAAAEANDRAKFDSQMSGLFETYESINREMEMMWSRSVPEDYVKFRTFIMGTKNQTMFPDGVIYEGVSDEPVTYRGESGANDSMIPLGDNLLQISELMPENPLTDVLRDFRSYRPTNHREFLEFVQAKAMQVGVKQYAMKDANSAAIYLSNIDQIRAFRHRHWNFTKEYIIKHTSHPVATGGSPIVTWLPNQLNAVLDLINEVSDKINRNELSESNLLRVEEITKRAHAQKRFLDREVANFSTKFKNQDRTE; this is encoded by the exons ATGCTCGCTctacgaaatttcaaaaacgGTGCCACCATCAGAGCTCTGATGGAAAGATCACTTTCTCAATTGAAGACCGGCTCTTCATCAGTGAGAGAATTGTCCGTACTCGTTGATGTTGCAGATAATGATACAACCCAGCAAATGTTCACCGTTGGCGGGAAGAATGGATTTCTTCCGAGGCAAGAACCATTAGCCGAATTGCCGAAACAATATAGCGCCCTCGAATCTCTTTTACAACGAATGCCTATGCAACTTAATGATGGGACGCCTGGGCTATTGGCTAGTGGCCAGTTTGGCGATGCTGTGAGAGAAGAACTGCCAGTCTACGATGTGGATTCACTGACTGATCAACGGCTTTTGTCCG CTCTATTCCGTGATTATACGTTCGCTGCGTCTGCCTACTTGCTAGAGCCTTGCGACATTCTCTATCGTTCCCAAGCTGATTACGGCTTGGGACGAAGAGTCTTACCGAAAAATATTGCTGTTCCACTCGTTAAAGTTTCCAACAAAATTAACAGCAAACCGTTCATGGAATA tgccCTCAGTTACGC CTTGTACAACTACAAAAAAGTTAGCCCAACTCAAGGTTTGAACTACGACAATCTTGCATTAGTTCGTGCGTTTGCTGGTAGCGAATCAGa AAAAGGGTTTGTGTTGAACCATGTCACGATGGTTTCATATTCACCCCATCTCGTTCGCTTCGCTGTCGGTACTTTGGCTGCAGCAGAGGCTAATGACAGAGCGAAATTTGATTCCCAAATGTCTGGCCTGTTTGAAACATATGAGTCGATCAATAGAGAAATGGAAATGATGTGGTCTCGATCCGTACCTGAAGATTACGTAAAATTTAGAACCTTTATCATGGGCACCAAGAATCAG ACAATGTTCCCGGATGGTGTCATTTATGAAGGGGTAAGTGATGAGCCAGTGACATACCGTGGAGAATCGGGCGCTAACGATAGCATGATACCATTGGGTGATAATCTGCTGCAAATTTCTGAACTCATGCCAGAGAATCCGTTGACCGATGTACTACGAGATTTTAGATCGTACCGACCAACCAATCATCGCGAATTTCTGGAATTCGTTCAGGCTAAGGCCATGCAAGTGGGCGTTAAGCAATATGCCATGAAAGACGCCAACTCTGCGGCTATTTATTTGTCGAACATTGATCAAATTCGAGCCTTCCGGCACCGTCATTGGAATTTCACCAAAGAGTACATAATCAAGCATACTAGCCACCCTGTAGCTACCGGAGGTAGTCCAATCGTCACTTG GTTACCCAACCAGTTGAACGCTGTGCTTGATTTGATAAACGAAGTCAGTGACAAAATCAACAGAAATGAATTGAGTGAATCCAATTTGTTGCGTGTTGAAGAGATCACTAAACGAGCTCATGCTCAGAAACGGTTCCTTGACAGAGAAGTAGCTAACTTCAGCACTAAGTTCAAGAACCAAGACCGCACTGAATAA